One Bacillota bacterium genomic window, ATCCAGGTTGCCCGTTCATAGGCTTGAAACGTGGGGCAGTCTGTCTAAGACTTCTGGAACTGAGCAGGAAAAGCGTTAGGCCTGGTGAACTGCCGGGGTACTTACGGTGGTGAGAGGGGACGGGGTTTAACCGCCCCCTTTTACTCAATCTAACCGCGGGTTGATTTTGGGTTGCTGACCCTTGCGGACTCGAGGGCCGCAAGCCGGTCTACATAGCGGGACACGGTCTTGTATACCACGAAGGTTACCACCGAGTTGATACCCGCCTTCAGCAAGTTGAAGGGGATGATGGTGGGCACAAGCATGGACACCACCACTTCCCTGGGTTTCCCGAGAAAATGGACGGTGAAAATGAGGTTCAAGGGGATCATGACCAATGTCTTGGCCAAGGAACCTAGGATTAAAGCGATGAGGGCGCCTACCCGTGTGCGCTGGAACTGGTAGTACAACCCTGCCACCACCGCGAAACTACCGGTGGCGATGATGTGCATCAAGATTCCGATCCAGTCACTACTGGCAGAGACCGTCAACCCTTGGATCACTGACACCACGATGGTGAGTAGTACACCACTAACCGGTCCGAAGAGGAAAGTGGCAATTAAGATGGGTACGTCCGCCATGTCGTATTCCAGGAACGGTGCCCAAGGAAAGAGGGGAAAACGCACTAAGTACATGAGGACGACGGAGATCGCGGCCAGCATGGCCAGGGTTGCCATTTGGTGGACTGACATGACTTTCTTCACTGCACATACCTCCATGCTCAAATAATTCTGATGCTGGAGGGCAAAAAAATTGCCCCTCTTCGGGGGGCAAAAAGAAGCAGCGATATGTTGGAATTCCGCTTCTTCCATCCGGACTATACCGTCGGCACCGGGTTCTAACCGGTTCAGCTTACGCTCGCGGGCTCATCAGCTCTTTGGCTGCTTCACCGCCGGTGGGGACTTTCACCCCGCCCCGAAGCATCAAGTATATTATATGGGGACTAGGGCGCGGGGTCAAGGGTCTTATCCCGGTTCATAAGCAAATTGAACCCGGATCGCCCAGGGGGCGATTAGGAGTGCCTTTTGCCGGAAAAACGATGCCCGTGGATTCGTTTCAGAGAGATTGTGCAGTAAACCAGTTGATGTGTGAGAGCAACGGCGACCTCTTTGCGGCCAATAAGACTGCCCCGGGCAGACAGCTTTCTTCCCTGTACAAAGGG contains:
- a CDS encoding ECF transporter S component yields the protein MSVHQMATLAMLAAISVVLMYLVRFPLFPWAPFLEYDMADVPILIATFLFGPVSGVLLTIVVSVIQGLTVSASSDWIGILMHIIATGSFAVVAGLYYQFQRTRVGALIALILGSLAKTLVMIPLNLIFTVHFLGKPREVVVSMLVPTIIPFNLLKAGINSVVTFVVYKTVSRYVDRLAALESARVSNPKSTRG